In Asterias amurensis chromosome 4, ASM3211899v1, one genomic interval encodes:
- the LOC139936644 gene encoding uncharacterized protein: protein MVNTMNIHEAAFNGDHRQLTVALDNGQNPCDKDSTGTSSLHKAAANGHLECLQLLSQRGGELTLPDITGCTPLHSAARNGHLKTIKWLVDAGIDIHIESRKGKTARDVAKQQGNFEVAKFLKEAGREKFDWEMGDKYGKLNYVTH from the exons ATGGTGAACACGATGAACATACACGAAGCCG CCTTCAACGGTGACCACAGACAGTTGACGGTTGCCCTTGACAACGGTCAG aacccATGCGACAAAGACAGCACTGGTACATCCTCACTTCACAAGGCAGCTGCCAATGGGCACTTGGAGTGTCTGCAGCTGTTATCACAGCGTGGTGGCGAGCTGACGCTACCGGACATCACTGGCTGCACACCGCTGCATTCTGCCGCCAGAAATGGCCACCTAA AAACTATCAAGTGGCTTGTTGATGCAGGCATAGACATTCACATTGAGTCCCGTAAAGGCAAAACAGCAAGGGATGTGGCAAAGCAACAGGGAAACTTTGAAGTCGCCAAATTCCTCAAAGAAGCTG GTCGTGAGAAGTTTGACTGGGAGATGGGAGATAAATATGGGAAACTCAACTATGTGACTCATTGA
- the LOC139935832 gene encoding IgGFc-binding protein-like, producing MDLRPVFFVFLVLQFHLKLVSTEGFAEGPPLDSKGREFIFAIPGSSNSIPVIEVTSESHGVTEISVDQPAFERSYQQTISYGEVASFRLTSEAVARGAGFFDGAVVVYASKDVSVTCVVDTVAGTYADGFLAIPVDALDKEYYVVTYDTGETLNEFGHHQEHLSKFIITATQDNTRVSVELRTAATFNTLYQAGETIEFELRWKESAQIESSSDLTGSKVTASRAVALVAGNDCSDTLLVFRYCSYLVEQLPPVSTWGRSFVLANMDGRPGLVNTVDVWRILAPFPNTTLTFTDNHVTRVTVYDPIWYDYKLKTSKIVMLTADRAVMVVQYIAGGKSSASVLTVPTEQFTDSATAATTTTAGSEVKEYILVYRCAEESSLLVNEEPLRNLKDSERLREETYCAVTLGNEFQQDRE from the exons ATGGACCTCAGACCagtgttttttgtctttctaGTTCTGCAATTTCATCTCAAATTGGTCAGCACAGAAGGATTTGCAGAAG gGCCTCCATTGGATAGCAAAGGGCGTGAATTCATCTTTGCAATCCCCGGGAGCTCAAATTCAATACCGGTCATCGAAGTGACGAGCGAATCACATGGAGTGACCGAGATCAGCGTGGACCAGCCAGCTTTCGAACGCTCCTACCAACAGACAATCAGCTACGGTGAGGTGGCATCCTTTAGGCTGACATCCGAGGCAGTAGCGAGGGGAGCTGGGTTCTTTGACGGGGCGGTTGTAGTCTACGCCAGTAAAGATGTCAGCGTCACCTGCGTTGTTGACACCGTCGCAGGTACCTACGCCGATGGATTTCTGGCTATTCCGGTGGACGCTCTCGACAAAGAATATTACGTTGTGACGTATGATACAGGAGAAACTTTGAATGAGTTCGGACATCATCAAGAACACCTGTCCAAGTTCATTATTACAGCAACACAAGATAACACGCGTGTGTCTGTGGAGCTCCGAACAGCCGCTACCTTTAATACACTCTACCAGGCTGGAGAGACAATTGAGTTTGAACTCCGCTGGAAGGAGTCGGCCCAGATAGAGAGTTCCAGTGATCTCACTGGGTCAAAGGTGACAGCGTCGCGAGCGGTGGCATTGGTAGCCGGCAATGACTGCTCTGATACCCTGCTAGTTTTCCGTTACTGCTCTTATTTGGTGGAGCAGTTGCCCCCCGTTTCAACCTGGGGGCGCTCTTTCGTTCTTGCCAACATGGACGGTCGCCCTGGCCTTGTTAACACTGTCGATGTCTGGAGAATCCTTGCGCCTTTCCCCAACACAACTCTGACATTCACAGACAATCACGTCACACGTGTCACTGTCTATGACCCAATCTGGTACGACTACAAATTGAAAACGAGCAAGATTGTCATGTTAACGGCAGACAGGGCAGTCATGGTAGTCCAATATATTGCAGGTGGAAAGTCGAGTGCCAGTGTTCTCACTGTGCCGACAGAGCAGTTCACAGACAGCGCAACTGCTGCCACCACCACAACAGCAGGCAGTGAAGTCAAAGAATACATCCTGGTATATCGCTGTGCTGAGGAATCCTCTCTCCTGGTCAATGAGGAACCGCTGAGAAATCTTAAAGATTCTGAACGTCTTCGGGAAGAAACCTACTGTGCGGTAACCCTTGGGAATGAGTTCCAGCAAGAT CGGGAATGA
- the LOC139936537 gene encoding uncharacterized protein produces the protein MTSRDEDKAGQSSLEASTPASSSGAHQTSQQHKHEPTSGDIFRSTVAPDTRSGVQMLTAFEICLLGVCGTLVVVLIPFLMCHVKACNRRKRQRRNFRVQERAVRFSVSPRLVREPKTPKLRGGRGGGEPWTPSLSGGCGGGEPWTPNLRGGRGGGEPMTPSHIVGRGGEQETPHPSGVRHGGEPVTPNEGCVGGTPSELLIYESIGNDTPIEHSYCTSARGKMLEDQGGHQTENSNRYSTLSLGDEVQHIYYKAGK, from the exons ATGACCTCCAGAGACGAAGACAAAGCTGGGCAATCCTCCCTTGAAGCATCAACACCAGCTTCATCCTCAGGTGCACATCAAACCTCACAGCAACACAAACATG AGCCTACTTCCGGAGATATTTTCAGATCGACTGTTGCTCCTGACACACGTTCAGGTGTTCAAATGCTAACTGCCTTTGAAATCTGCTTACTAGGAGTGTGTGGCACCCTGGTCGTTGTTTTAATCCCttttttgatgtgccatgtaaAAGCCTGTAATCG CCGTAAACGGCAAAGGCGTAACTTCAGGGTTCAAGAGAGAGCAGTTAGATTCTCAGTCTCTCCTCGGTTGGTGCGTGAACCCAAGACACCAAAACTCAGAGGGGGACGTGGAGGAGGTGAACCCTGGACACCAAGCCTCAGTGGGGGATGTGGAGGCGGTGAACCCTGGACACCAAACCTCAGAGGGGGACGTGGAGGAGGTGAACCCATGACACCAAGCCACATAGTGGGACGTGGAGGTGAACAGGAGACACCACACCCCAGTGGGGTACGACATGGAGGTGAACCCGTTACACCAAATGAGGGATGTGTAGGAGGTACTCCATCAGAGCTCCTCATCTACGAGTCAATTGGAAATGACACCCCCATTGAGCATTCATACTGCACATCTGCAAGAGGCAAGATGCTTGAGGACCAGGGTGGTCATCAGACTGAAAACTCTAACAGATACAGTACGCTTAGCCTGGGCGATGAGGTGCAGCATATCTACTATAAAGCAGGAAAGTGA